In one Drosophila albomicans strain 15112-1751.03 chromosome X, ASM965048v2, whole genome shotgun sequence genomic region, the following are encoded:
- the LOC117577320 gene encoding uncharacterized protein LOC117577320 isoform X1, protein MRRHMSGGPTVKLWTMLIGLTTILLLPLSVLGHGRLMDPPARNAMWRFGYPNPVNYNDNELFCGGYAVQWEQNSGRCGVCGDAYHVKSPRPHEAGGEYAKGIISRYYTAGQEIDVEVELTANHYGRFEMYLCPNNNPRQEATQECFDRYPLFISGSREHRFLIPRDTKKKDIFRYRVRLPAYVTCTQCVLQWTYYTANMWGTCSNGTEAVGCGKAETFRNCADIAIISNTGGGVPPIFINNKSPYLLYYRDYRAPEDNNVFPLIVRDQKCIGAPPFRALPGIDNWCEINCLRYPPNCPETACHCPQECVAIGELEGREGADTYCMDQCLNYKSECPRDRCRCY, encoded by the exons ATGCGCCGACATATGTCCGGAGGTCCCACCGTCAAACTGTGGACAATGCTGATCGGATTG ACAACAATATTGCTGCTCCCTTTGAGCGTGCTCGGTCATGGACGTCTGATGGATCCGCCGGCGAGGAATGCGATGTGGCGCTTCGGTTACCCGAATCCCGTCAACTACAATGACAACGAGCTCTTCTGCGGCGGCTATGCGGTCCAATGGGAGCAGAACAGCGGACGTTGCGGTGTCTGCGGCGATGCCTATCACGTGAAGTCGCCACGACCCCATGAAGCCGGTGGCGAGTATGCCAAGGGAATTATCTCACGCTACTATACGGCCGGACAGGAGATCGATGTCGAGGTCGAGCTGACGGCCAATCATTATGGTCGCTTCGAGATGTATCTGTGTCCGAACAATAATCCGCGACAGGAGGCCACACAGGAGTGCTTCGATCGCTATCCGCTCTTCATTTCGGGCAGTCGCGAACATCGTTTCCTCATCCCGAGGGACACCAAGAAGAAGGACATTTTCCGGTATCGTGTGCGTTTGCCCGCCTATGTCACCTGCACTCAGTGTGTCCTCCAATGGACTTACTACACGGCCAACATGTGGGGCACTTGCTCCAATGGCACCGAGGCTGTTGGTTGCGGCAAGGCGG AGACATTCCGCAATTGTGCGGACATTGCGATCATTTCGAATACGGGAGGCGGGGTGCCGCCCATtttcatcaacaacaaatcacCATATCTGCTTTATTATCGCGACTATCGGGCGCCAGAGGACAACAATGTGTTCCCACTGATTGTGCG AGATCAAAAGTGCATTGGTGCCCCGCCTTTCCGTGCATTGCCCGGCATTGACAATTGGTGCGAGATCAATTGCCTGCGCTATCCCCCCAACTGCCCTGAAACAGCTTGCCACTGCCC ACAAGAGTGTGTGGCTATCGGTGAGCTGGAGGGTCGTGAGGGAGCCGATACCTATTGCATGGATCAATGTCTCAACTACAAGTCCGAATGTCCGCGCGATAGATGTCGCTGTTactag
- the LOC117577320 gene encoding uncharacterized protein LOC117577320 isoform X2 — protein MRRHMSGGPTVKLWTMLIGLTTILLLPLSVLGHGRLMDPPARNAMWRFGYPNPVNYNDNELFCGGYAVQWEQNSGRCGVCGDAYHVKSPRPHEAGGEYAKGIISRYYTAGQEIDVEVELTANHYGRFEMYLCPNNNPRQEATQECFDRYPLFISGSREHRFLIPRDTKKKDIFRYRVRLPAYVTCTQCVLQWTYYTANMWGTCSNGTEAVGCGKAETFRNCADIAIISNTGGGVPPIFINNKSPYLLYYRDYRAPEDNNVFPLIVRNATRHARKRKRPTA, from the exons ATGCGCCGACATATGTCCGGAGGTCCCACCGTCAAACTGTGGACAATGCTGATCGGATTG ACAACAATATTGCTGCTCCCTTTGAGCGTGCTCGGTCATGGACGTCTGATGGATCCGCCGGCGAGGAATGCGATGTGGCGCTTCGGTTACCCGAATCCCGTCAACTACAATGACAACGAGCTCTTCTGCGGCGGCTATGCGGTCCAATGGGAGCAGAACAGCGGACGTTGCGGTGTCTGCGGCGATGCCTATCACGTGAAGTCGCCACGACCCCATGAAGCCGGTGGCGAGTATGCCAAGGGAATTATCTCACGCTACTATACGGCCGGACAGGAGATCGATGTCGAGGTCGAGCTGACGGCCAATCATTATGGTCGCTTCGAGATGTATCTGTGTCCGAACAATAATCCGCGACAGGAGGCCACACAGGAGTGCTTCGATCGCTATCCGCTCTTCATTTCGGGCAGTCGCGAACATCGTTTCCTCATCCCGAGGGACACCAAGAAGAAGGACATTTTCCGGTATCGTGTGCGTTTGCCCGCCTATGTCACCTGCACTCAGTGTGTCCTCCAATGGACTTACTACACGGCCAACATGTGGGGCACTTGCTCCAATGGCACCGAGGCTGTTGGTTGCGGCAAGGCGG AGACATTCCGCAATTGTGCGGACATTGCGATCATTTCGAATACGGGAGGCGGGGTGCCGCCCATtttcatcaacaacaaatcacCATATCTGCTTTATTATCGCGACTATCGGGCGCCAGAGGACAACAATGTGTTCCCACTGATTGTGCG CAATGCCACGCGGCATGCGCGCAAACGCAAGCGTCCAACCGCTTAA
- the LOC117577312 gene encoding uncharacterized protein LOC117577312, producing the protein MNRTRFNHLRADRELEGLQQVPQMPQMPQQTPLSPVRKTTYTRAELLQRGPGAAATRSKRLSTLNPGNRQTSASDAAANRRTSNMTRAHFLPRVAQMGTNNLSNNNGLLNTGKLARDARKPPKSSSYLPSTFGAKLPQQQQHQQQQLLSGCSASSSLSNSSNDLRKIKLAKAFRLPDEQNKSFVYLCKPVKKVKELLMVRTLHNSVDNLLHESATDELSNECFNTMQLELPTLLATTTATAAAESDTCSYCSSLNLPHELAELSSAASSSYRGLLETQLQDVRTREQQLQQLAEQVQREQLSARGEKSREEKEQQQLTQQQSMNEQQQHQQGEQQSQQQSQKGQQQHQKGEQQSEQQQSLKEQQQHHKGEQQSEQQQSLKGQQHSLKGQQQPLFQSSTPQQHLSPQQPESLKEPSAKIDYVCHNIPTLQREIILLQQLGEKLEATLRANMQHAASVTATATATATATSLQPHSMPQSPHDSRTSFYTPRSTLTLFGCDAARLHIQELGWRRVQQQPSHVWQLARVLGCRCAYGCIREFRIETKTLTQLKTADETECFYLPLARDGSLQRTSFRKLRENPNVLLQQLRPLTPSRPFNLLEQDAMFFNSMMSHACVASKLPRETGGEQVQLALRHPPDDVARLLLVATVNATVQCEFPSPLPPPPPAEATSNPATKSKSLASLKSRPSLSRWKCRLAVMRQPPHLVARVRQETPLRPQRVELEPRVQTQLLKTVLVGIAQVAVFLVLIMAFSYPDIRC; encoded by the exons ATGAATCGCACACGCTTCAATCATCTGCGTGCCGATCGCGAACTCGAGGGATTGCAGCAGGTGCCACAGATGCCACAGATGCCACAGCAAACGCCATTGTCTCCGGTGCGAAAGACAACTTACACACGGGCGGAGCTGTTGCAACGTGGACCAGGAGCAG CTGCCACTCGTTCGAAGCGTTTATCAACACTGAATCCGGGAAATCGTCAGACTTCGGCGTCCGATGCTGCTGCCAATCGACGCACAAGCAACATGACGCGTGCTCACTTCTTGCCACGTGTGGCACAAATGGGCACCAATAATCTGAGCAACAATAATGGATTGCTCAACACTGGCAAGCTGGCACGAGATGCGAGAAAACCGCCCAAGTCGAGCTCCTATTTGCCGAGCACTTTTGGCGCCAagttgccacagcaacagcaacatcaacagcaacagttgctgagCGGTtgcagcgccagcagcagcctaagcaacagcagcaacgatcTGCGTAAAATCAAACTGGCCAAAGCCTTTCGACTGCCGGATGAGCAGAACAAAAGCTTCGTTTATCTGTGCAAGCCGGTGAAGAAGGTGAAGGAGTTGCTGATGGTGCGGACGCTGCACAACAGCGTCGACAATCTGTTGCACGAATCGGCAACCGATGAGCTAAGCAACGAATGCTTCAACACGATGCAGTTGGAGTTGCCAACTCTGttggcgacgacgacggcgacggcggctGCGGAAAGCGACACTTGCAGCTACTGCAGCAGCCTCAATTTGCCACACGAATTGGCGGAGCTGAGCAGCGCGGCGTCGAGCAGCTATCGAGGATTGCTGGAGACGCAGCTGCAGGATGTGCGTACCCGggagcaacagttgcaacagttgGCGGAGCAAGTGCAGCGAGAGCAGCTATCGGCAAGAGGGGAAAAGAGCAGGGAGGaaaaggagcaacagcagctgacaCAGCAGCAATCAATGaatgaacagcagcaacatcaacagggggagcagcaatcacagcagcaatcgcagaaaggacagcagcaacatcaaaaaGGAGAGCAGCAatcagagcagcagcaatcactaaaagaacagcagcaacatcataaAGGGGAGCAGCAatcagagcagcagcaatcactAAAAGGACAGCAGCATTCACTGAaaggacagcagcagccattaTTTCAGTCGTCAACACCGCAGCAACATCTGTCACCACAGCAGCCAGAATCTCTTAAGGAGCCAAGCGCAAAGATCGATTATGTTTGCCACAACATACCGACGCTGCAGCGCGAGATCattttgctgcagcagctgggCGAGAAACTGGAGGCGACGCTGCGTGcgaacatgcaacatgcagccAGTgtcactgccactgccactgccactgccactgccacatcGTTGCAGCCACACAGCATGCCACAAAGTCCGCACGATTCGCGAACTTCGTTCTATACGCCACGCTCGACACTGACGCTCTTCGGCTGCGATGCTGCAAGGTTGCACATTCAAGAGCTTGGCTGGCGGCgtgtgcaacagcaaccgtCACACGTGTGGCAGCTGGCCCGTGTGCTCGGTTGTCGCTGTGCGTACGGTTGCATACGTGAGTTTCGCATCGAGACCAAGACGCTGACACAGTTGAAGACGGCAGATGAGACGGAATGCTTCTATTTGCCACTGGCACGCGATGGCAGCTTGCAACGCACCTCGTTTCGGAAGCTGCGCGAGAATCCGAATGtgttgctgcaacagttgcGTCCGCTGACGCCGTCGCGTCCATTCAATCTGCTCGAACAGGATGCGATGTTCTTCAACAGCATGATGTCGCATGCATGCGTTGCCAGCAAGTTGCCACGCGAAACGGGCGGCGAGCAAGTGCAACTCGCGTTGCGCCACCCGCCGGACGATGTGGCACGTTTGCTGCTGGTGGCCACCGTCAATGCCACCGTCCAATGTGAGTTCCCCTCGCccctgccgccgccgccgccagcCGAGGCAACCAGCAATCCAGCCACCAAATCCAAGTCATTGGCTAGTCTCAAGTCTCGTCCATCGTTGTCTCGCTGGAAATGTCGTTTGGCTGTCATGAGGCAGCCACCTCATTTGGTGGCACGTGTGCGTCAGGAGACGCCTCTGCGGCCGCAGCGTGTCGAGTTGGAGCCCCGGGTGCAGACACAACTCCTCAAGACGGTGCTCGTCGGCATCGCTCAGGTTGCCGTCTTTCTGGTGCTCATCATGGCCTTCAGCTATCCGGATATTCGCTGCTAA
- the LOC117577016 gene encoding uncharacterized protein LOC117577016, whose amino-acid sequence MPLGRKLAIGSEEARRQRAELRISYGNKLSNMNLDRLRKQTQTQTQTHPHVEVSPMLSQSQATGTASLRRIASSFAQVSDVNCGSYAALPLEDCEDDVREELNEVLIRSEPFHLMAPKKPPARIPVSVSVPVPVAKELPAMIHREQRSNTCCSDADRLKSRACERWNQIAGTVSSLFRVRRYEHAHPLAELRRLREQRDLLENFTRPFLYENTK is encoded by the coding sequence ATGCCGCTGGGCAGAAAGTTGGCCATTGGCTCCGAGGAGGCGCGTCGCCAACGCGCCGAGCTGCGCATCAGCTATGGCAACAAGTTGTCCAACATGAATCTGGATCGTTTGCGTAAGCAAACTCAAACGCAAACACAGACGCATCCCCATGTTGAGGTCAGTCCAATGTTGTCACAGAGCCAAGCAACGGGCACCGCATCGTTGCGTCGCATTGCCTCCAGCTTTGCCCAGGTTAGCGATGTGAATTGTGGCTCGTATGCTGCACTGCCGCTGGAGGATTGCGAGGATGATGTGCGCGAGGAGCTCAACGAGGTTCTCATACGCAGCGAGCCCTTCCATCTGATGGCCCCAAAGAAGCCGCCAGCTCGCATCCCAGTTTCAGTctcagttccagttccagtggCCAAGGAGTTGCCAGCGATGATCCACCGAGAGCAGAGGAGCAACACTTGCTGCTCGGATGCCGACCGGCTGAAGTCGCGTGCCTGCGAGCGTTGGAATCAAATTGCAGGCACTGTGTCCTCGCTCTTCCGAGTGCGTCGCTATGAACACGCTCATCCTTTGGCCGAGCTGCGGCGATTGCGCGAGCAACGCGATCTGCTTGAGAACTTTACGCGGCCTTTTCTCTACGAGAACACCAAGTGA
- the LOC117577000 gene encoding cyclin-dependent kinase 7 — protein MLPLGDDKKDRYAKLSFLGEGQFAIVYKARDVVTSQIVAVKKIKKGSRDEARDGINRTALREIKILQELQHENIIGLVDVFGQLSNISLVFDFMDTDLEVIIKDTKIILTQANIKAYAIMTLRGLEYLHVNWILHRDLKPNNLLVNSDGVLKIGDFGLAKSFGSPNRIYTHHVVTRWYRSPELLFGARQYGVGVDMWAVGCILAELMLRVPFLPGDSDLDQLTRIFSVLGTPTEAEWPHLSKLHDYLLFRHFTGTPLQNIFTAAGNDMITLMRRLFAMNPLKRCSCREALSMPYFHNKPAPTVGPKLPMPSAILAAKEGATNAANTGAQEKPGLKRKLVETTVRGNFLPQKKKLLF, from the exons ATGTTGCCGCTAGGAGATGACAAAAAGGACCGCTATGCGAAACTATCGTTTCTCGGCGAGGGTCAG TTTGCCATTGTGTACAAGGCACGCGACGTTGTGACCAGCCAAATTGTGGCAGTGAAGAAGATCAAGAAGGGCAGTCGCGACGAGGCACGCGATGGCATCAATCGAACAGCGTTGCGTGAAATCAAAATTCTGCAAGAGCTGCAGCATGAGAACATCATCGGATTGGTCGATGTCTTTGGCCAGTTATCGAACATATCGCTGGTGTTCGATTTCATGGACACCGATCTCGAGGTGATCATCAAGGACACCAAAATCATCTTGACCCAGGCGAACATCAAGGCATACGCAATAATGACGCTACGCGGTTTAGAATATTTGCACGTCAACTGGATATTGCATCGTGATCTCAAGCCCAACAATTTGCTGGTGAATAGCGATGGTGTGCTGAAGATTGGTGATTTTGGTTTGGCCAAAAGTTTCGGTTCACCGAATCGCATCTACACCCATCATGTGGTCACACGTTGGTATCGATCACCCGAGTTGCTCTTCGGTGCCCGCCAATATGGTGTCGGTGTCGATATGTGGGCCGTGGGCTGCATTCTCGCCGAGCTGATGTTGCGTGTACCCTTTCTGCCCGGCGACTCGGATCTGGATCAGTTGACGCGCATCTTCAGTGTGCTTGGCACACCCACCGAGGCGGAATGGCCGCATCTCAGCAAGCTGCACGATTATCTCCTGTTTCGCCACTTCACCGGGACACCgttgcaaaacattttcacaGCCGCTGGCAATGATATGATCACGCTAATGCGCCGCCTGTTTGCCATGAATCCCCTAAAGCGTTGCTCGTGCCGCGAGGCATTGAGTATGCCGTATTTTCACAATAAACCAGCGCCCACTGTGGGTCCCAAGCTGCCGATGCCATCGGCCATATTGGCGGCCAAGGAAGGTGCTACGAATGCAGCGAACACAGGAGCACAGGAGAAGCCGGGACTCAAGCGCAAGCTGGTCGAGACAACGGTGCGTGGCAATTTCTTGCCGCAAAAGAAGAAGCTGTtattctaa
- the LOC117577797 gene encoding ataxin-2 homolog, translated as MARKDDPVFNVKFVELVEKQACLWNYTHPGYSKKEEVQKAWQHVANEIKDTVRNSRERWRTIRSSFLRSLKLARTQTGRGKRKYYLSKYLQFLIPYTKSRACHKQLQPAAVAGQQQQQQGTQIHSQIQTANGGMVLRKPSTSTFLATLGTQQPMTRIGHMRQQQCAPDEDTKDSSESVAQPSPEQQQQQHSDDEPPDEQLLDDETNATPLRLQAIKVEHQQPHQQPQHPQSTEKIVAAQHSLVTLPVTMAAALRNNLDWTELTEWLKCSTSGSNNHHQQQQQQQFHLQQQHNNSSSSNMMSHQLVASTPPPATGTPAPAPPPATTSATMTATVAAAAASPPDADYSFLISLHPYLKEMSGKQNRRFRQKVVGLIDNVLDNVDI; from the exons ATGGCACGCAAGGATGATCCCGTTTTCAATGTGAAATTCGTGGAACTTGTTGAGAAGCAGGCGTGCCTATGGAATTACACACATCCGGGCTACAGCAAAAAGGAGGAGGTGCAAAAGGCCTGGCAACATGTGGCCAACGAGATAAAGGACACAG TGCGGAACTCGAGGGAGAGATGGCGCACCATCCGGAGCAGTTTCCTGCGATCCTTGAAGCTGGCACGCACACAAACGGGACGAGGGAAGCGCAAATACTATCTGTCGAAATATCTGCAGTTTCTCATACCCTACACAAAGTCGCGTGCCTGCCACAAACAGTTGCAACCCGCAGCAGTTgctggacagcagcagcaacagcaggggACGCAAATCCATTCACAAATCCAGACTGCAAATGGTGGAATGGTGTTGCGTAAGCCGAGCACAAGCACATTTCTGGCCACGCTTGGAACACAGCAGCCGATGACGCGCATTGGACACatgcggcagcagcaatgtGCACCCGATGAGGACACCAAAGACAGCAGCGAGAGTGTTGCACAGCCGAGTcccgaacagcagcagcagcaacactcgGATGATGAGCCGCCGGACGAGCAGCTGCTTGATGACGAAACGAATGCAACACCATTGCGATTGCAGGCCATCAAAGTGGAGCATCAACAGCCGCATCAGCAGCCACAACATCCACAGAGCACTGAGAAAATTGTGGCAGCGCAGCATTCGCTGGTCACGTTGCCGGTGACAATGGCGGCCGCATTGCGCAACAATCTCGACTGGACGGAGCTGACCGAATGGCTTAAATGCAGCacaagtggcagcaacaatcatcatcagcagcagcagcagcagcagtttcatctgcagcaacaacataataatagcagcagcagcaacatgatGTCGCATCAACTTGTTGCCAGTACGCCGCCACCAGCAACAGGCACACCTGCACCTGCACCTCCGCCTGCAACCACGTCAGCCACTAtgacagcaactgttgctgctgctgcggcatcGCCACCAGATGCGGATTATTCGTTTCTGATCAGTTTGCATCCGTATTTGAAGGAGATGAGTGGCAAACAGAATCGACGCTTTCGCCAAAAGGTTGTTGGCCTTATTGACAATGTGCTCGACAATGTCGACATTTAG
- the LOC117570321 gene encoding FAD synthase: MNKCCIQTTTQQQQATITQSFNIVNMLPHTNNTNTNNNNNNNNCKAHCNGSNKKCNPQYVTVSPEDRKHIEQRVQTAYEFFEKTLQIYRVDELIFCFNGGKDCTVLLDVLMRYCRTQNIASQHIPMLYIESDDSFPEIDEFVARCVELYDVKLIKYKDSLKQALTHMTEDMPLIKAVFVGSRNTDPHCEQLQPMQKTDSDWPDMMRLNPLLEWTYHDIWHYIHLHGVPYCSLYAQGYTSIGYKSNTLPNPHLKRCSDPNAVPATSCYRPAWELADPTQERAGRLSRK, encoded by the exons ATGAACAAGTGCTGCATACAAACAAcgactcagcagcagcaggccaCGATTACACAGTCATTCAACATTGTTAACATGCTGCCCCACACCAACAACACgaacacgaacaacaacaacaataacaataattgtaAAGCACAttgcaatggcagcaacaaaaaatgcaatccACAGTATGTAACAGTGTCGCCAGAAGATCGAAAACATATCGAACAACGTGTGCAAACCGCTTACGAATTCTTTGAGAAGACATTGCAAATATATCGCGTGGATGAATTGATATTCTGCTTTAATGGCGGCAAGGATTGCACCGTCTTATTGGATGTTCTAATGCGCTATTGTCGCACCCAAAACATTGCCAGCCAACATATTCCCATGCTCTACATTGAATCGGACGATTCGTTTCCCGAAATCGATGAATTCGTCGCCCGCTGTGTTGAGTTGTATGACGTCAAACTGATCAAGTACAAGGATTCCCTGAAGCAGGCGCTCACACACATGACCGAGGATATGCCGCTGATTAAAGCTGTATTTGTGGGCAGCCGCAACACGGATCCGCATTGTGAGCAATTGCAGCCTATGCAG AAAACAGATAGCGATTGGCCGGACATGATGCGACTAAATCCACTGCTCGAATGGACCTATCACGATATTTGGCACTATATACACCTACATGGAGTGCCTTATTGTTCGCTCTATGCCCAAGGCTACACATCCATTGGCTACAAATCGAACACATTGCCCAATCCGCATTTGAAGCGCTGCTCAGACCCAAATGCTGTGCCAGCGACGTCTTGCTATCGTCCCGCATGGGAGCTGGCTGATCCCACACAGGAACGCGCTGGTCGCCTGTCCAGAAAATGA
- the LOC117570311 gene encoding asparagine synthetase domain-containing protein CG17486: MCGIFCSISEKSSDDVASELHGTLKTLLHNRGPDVQHTLAIDNLLLAGNVLWQQGATPQQQPIVNEHLVLLFNGDLYNLEAEKEATQSDSTWLMEQLIKCHTEDELLSLFRRLEGPYCLMLYNSLEKVLYFCRDALGRNSLIIEREESQSIRLLSTSCHLQQTAAMELPPLGLYKLQLDALQSCVLHPWQELNEEKTQQLQQLDVAMGWRTNVACPIAPEWLSSTSSSTVSSSYDLYALVAAAADLQQQQLYEHLLSLEPLQRTLQEFAARLQQSVAQRVQQTAPVCGSCIHRDKCCEHAKICVLFSGGIDCSILALLADRFVPPNEPIELINVAFERVATAAATSAGDELLWQVPDRQTAEQSHRELQRLCPHRQWQLLEVNVSREELQQQLKCHIHRLIYPLQTVLDECLGSAFWFAANAKANGDQSHARVALLGSGADELFGGYTRHRNAHRRGGNEALQLELERDWQRIPARNLARDDRVIADCGKTARAPFIEERVAQFVRSLTPQQRCCYTLPEGVGDKLLLRLYGYSLGLRDAVLLKKRAIQFGSRIADKRQQANQISEYLRLDKLQI, encoded by the exons ATGTGCGGCATTTTCTGCTCTATAAGTGAAAAGAGCAGCGACGATGTGGCATCCGAACTGCACGGCACATTGAAAACGCTGCTGCACAATCGTGGACCCGATGTGCAACACACACTTGCCATCGACAATCTGTTGCTCGCCGGCAACGTGTTGTGGCAACAAGGCGCGAcgccgcaacagcaaccgaTCGTCAATGAGCACTTGGTGCTGCTGTTCAATGGCGATCTGTACAACTTGGAGGCGGAAAAGGAGGCCACACAATCGGACAGCACATGGCTTATGGAACAGCTTATCAAATGCCACACAGAGGATGAGCTACTCTCGCTCTTTCGGCGTCTGGAAGGCCCCTATTGCCTCATGCTATACAACAG TTTGGAGAAAGTGCTGTACTTCTGTCGCGATGCCTTGGGCCGCAACTCGCTGATCATCGAACGGGAGGAATCGCAGTCGATACGGTTGCTGAGCACCTCGTGTCATCTGCAGCAAACTGCGGCGATGGAGCTGCCACCGCTGGGACTCTACAAGTTGCAGCTGGACGCGCTGCAGTCATGTGTGCTGCATCCATGGCAAGAGTTGAACGAGGAGAAGacgcaacagttgcagcaactcGATGTGGCCATGGGTTGGCGCACAAATGTGGCATGCCCCATAGCACCCGAATGGCTCTCATCAACATCCTCATCAACAGTGAGCAGCAGCTACGATCTCTATGCTTTGGTGGCAGCCGCCGCTGatctgcaacagcaacagttgtaTGAGCATTTATTGTCACTTGAGCCGCTGCAACGGACATTGCAAGAGTTTGCTGCGCGGCTGCAACAATCGGTGGCACAACGAGTGCAGCAAACAGCGCCAGTTTGTGGCAGCTGCATCCATCGCGATAAGTGTTGCGAGCATGCCAAAATTTGTGTGCTCTTCTCGGGCGGCATCGATTGCAGCATTCTGGCGCTGCTCGCCGATCGATTTGTGCCCCCCAACGAACCCATCGAGCTGATCAATGTGGCCTTCGAAAgggtggcaacagcagcagcaacttcggCTGGCGATGAGTTGTTGTGGCAAGTGCCCGATCGTCAGACAGCGGAGCAATCGCATCGGGAGCTGCAACGTTTGTGTCCGCATCGTCAGTGGCAGCTGCTCGAAGTGAATGTGAGTCGCGaagaattgcaacagcaactcaagTGCCACATCCATCGACTGATCTATCCGCTGCAAACGGTTCTCGACGAGTGTTTGGGCAGCGCCTTTTGGTTTGCCGCCAATGCCAAAGCCAACGGAGATCAGTCGCATGCTCGTGTTGCGCTGCTTGGCAGCGGCGCTGATGAATTGTTCGGCGGTTATACGCGACATCGCAACGCCCATCGACGCGGCGGCAACGAGGCGTTGCAATTGGAACTGGAGCGAGATTGGCAACGTATTCCAGCACGTAATTTGGCTCGTGATGATCGTGTAATTGCCGATTGTGGCAAGACGGCGCGTGCCCCATTCATCGAGGAGCGTGTGGCGCAGTTTGTTCGTTCGCTGACGCCGCAGCAACGTTGCTGCTACACGCTTCCCGAAGGCGTGGGCGATAAGTTACTCCTTCGTCTCTATGGCTACAGTCTGGGACTGCGCGATGCGGTGCTGCTCAAGAAGCGGGCGATTCAGTTTGGTTCGCGCATCGCTGACAAGCGACAGCAGGCCAATCAAATCTCCGAATATCTCCGCCTAGACAAACTGCAAATCTGA
- the LOC117570334 gene encoding mitochondrial coenzyme A diphosphatase NUDT8 yields MSRKLFGDIIRRQLLPQTWRQMHNKSNSNPPITLTNADYEMLLSDEQRQRCMDNLRNLPAYQRPKALTHHKREQTLAAVLIALCVERDTNAVSVLYTRRSRHLRAHSLQMSFPGGKRDESDADFIDCALRETEEEIGLPRQRVEIWGETKQILLPRTSTIVPVVGVVRDFHISQLKLNHDEVEEAMSIPLQSLLLPTATRHTQFKSGYSGPVFVVDQHRIWGITGYLTYVFLRCLLPNHLKNEALKTNIKFVRPYKVTPPKVTHHHHHHQEEGKLDK; encoded by the exons ATGTCTCGTAAATTGTTTGGTGATATAATTAGGCGACAATTGCTGCCGCAAACATGGCGACAaatgcacaacaaaagcaacagcaatccaCCAATAACGCTGACCAATGCGGATTATGAGATGCTCCTGTCGGATGAGCAGCGTCAACGTTGCATGGACAACTTGCGCAATCTGCCGGCCTACCAAAGGCCCAAGGCGCTAACACACCACAAGCGCGAACAAACCTTGGCGGCTGTGTTAATAGCTCTCTGCGTGGAACGTGACAC TAATGCTGTATCAGTGCTATATACACGACGATCCCGACACTTACGCGCCCACAGTCTGCAGATGTCGTTTCCGGGCGGCAAACGCGATGAAAGTGATGCAGATTTCATTGACTGTGCGCTGCGTGAAACGGAGGAGGAAATCGGTTTGCCACGACAACGTGTAGAAATCTGGGGCGAAACGAAACAGATACTCCTGCCACGCACCTCGACGATTGTGCCCGTCGTGGGTGTCGTCCGGGATTTTCACATCTCACAGCTAAAGCTCAACCATGACGAGGTCGAGGAAGCCATGAGCATACCGCTGCAATCGCTGCTCTTGCCCACAGCCACGAGGCACACACAGTTTAAGAGTGGCTACAGCGGTCCCGTTTTTGTCGTCGATCAGCATCGCATCTGGGGCATCACGGGCTATCTGACCTATGTATTTCTGCGCTGTTTGCTGCCCAATCACCTCAAGAACGAAGCTCTCAAAACGAACATTAAATTCGTTCGACCGTACAAAGTAACGCCGCCCAAAGTgacgcatcatcatcatcatcatcaggaGGAAGGAAAGCTGGACAAATAA